Proteins encoded within one genomic window of Sminthopsis crassicaudata isolate SCR6 chromosome X, ASM4859323v1, whole genome shotgun sequence:
- the LOC141549099 gene encoding uncharacterized protein LOC141549099 isoform X3 has product MFKQDLRCPDRAFCRITGPALMRTQASWLPAQHPYCTFRSEDKMSEKGEQVYISEAEVPEAAEEFEEEEEEVVEEEEEEEEEEEEEEEEEEEEEEYFNGTATLDNEEATDFLNTKNNFPEKSESTAFLDSIFGELPPKSIIKVKLLFAKPAYPNRRAKSNKKCFKCTEQNEERC; this is encoded by the exons ATGTTCAAGCAGGACCTCCGCTGCCCAGACAGGGCATTCTGCAGAATTACTGGTCCAGCCTTGATGAGGACTCAGGCCTCCTGGCTTCCTGCACAGCACCCTTACTGCACCTTCAG ATCGGAAGACAAAATGTCTGAAAAGGGGGAACAAGTTTATATTTCAGAAGCAGAAGTTCCTGAGGCTGCAGAggaatttgaggaggaagaggaggaggtggtagaggaagaggaagaggaggaagaggaagaggaggaggaagaggaggaggaggaggaggaggaggaatactTCAATGGGACAGCCACCTTAGACAATGAAGAGGCAACTGACTTTCTGAACACAAAGAACAACTTTCCAGAAAAGAGCGAAAGCACAGCAT ttctagattCCATATTTGGTGAGTTGCCTCCCAAATCCATAATCAAGGTAAAACTCCTGTTCGCAAAACCTGCATATCCCAATCGAAGAGCAAAGTCCAATAAAAAGTGCTTCAAATGTACGGAA caaaatgaagaaagatgctGA
- the LOC141549099 gene encoding uncharacterized protein LOC141549099 isoform X1, which yields MVIRTNKTLLKQTAGGIRAKITNSEGSKAMDNTEDYEEYRGCRGYRWYGGFQRYQGYQRYRVFEGQDGLEVFEVFDGYERSEDKMSEKGEQVYISEAEVPEAAEEFEEEEEEVVEEEEEEEEEEEEEEEEEEEEEEYFNGTATLDNEEATDFLNTKNNFPEKSESTAFLDSIFGELPPKSIIKVKLLFAKPAYPNRRAKSNKKCFKCTEQNEERC from the exons ATGGTGATCCGAACCAATAAAACCCTACTCAAACAGACAGCTGGTGGTATTAGAGCCAAGATAACTAACTCAGAAGGTTCAAAGGCCATGGATAATACCGAAGATTACGAAGAATACAGAGGGTGCCGAGGGTATCGATGGTACGGAGGCTTTCAAAGGTATCAAGGGTACCAAAGGTACCGAGTGTTTGAAGGACAAGATGGGCTTGAAGTATTTGAAGTGTTTGATGGATATGAAAG ATCGGAAGACAAAATGTCTGAAAAGGGGGAACAAGTTTATATTTCAGAAGCAGAAGTTCCTGAGGCTGCAGAggaatttgaggaggaagaggaggaggtggtagaggaagaggaagaggaggaagaggaagaggaggaggaagaggaggaggaggaggaggaggaggaatactTCAATGGGACAGCCACCTTAGACAATGAAGAGGCAACTGACTTTCTGAACACAAAGAACAACTTTCCAGAAAAGAGCGAAAGCACAGCAT ttctagattCCATATTTGGTGAGTTGCCTCCCAAATCCATAATCAAGGTAAAACTCCTGTTCGCAAAACCTGCATATCCCAATCGAAGAGCAAAGTCCAATAAAAAGTGCTTCAAATGTACGGAA caaaatgaagaaagatgctGA
- the LOC141549099 gene encoding uncharacterized protein LOC141549099 isoform X2 encodes MVIRTNKTLLKQTAGGIRAKITNSEGSKAMDNTEDYEEYRGCRGYRWYGGFQRSEDKMSEKGEQVYISEAEVPEAAEEFEEEEEEVVEEEEEEEEEEEEEEEEEEEEEEYFNGTATLDNEEATDFLNTKNNFPEKSESTAFLDSIFGELPPKSIIKVKLLFAKPAYPNRRAKSNKKCFKCTEQNEERC; translated from the exons ATGGTGATCCGAACCAATAAAACCCTACTCAAACAGACAGCTGGTGGTATTAGAGCCAAGATAACTAACTCAGAAGGTTCAAAGGCCATGGATAATACCGAAGATTACGAAGAATACAGAGGGTGCCGAGGGTATCGATGGTACGGAGGCTTTCAAAG ATCGGAAGACAAAATGTCTGAAAAGGGGGAACAAGTTTATATTTCAGAAGCAGAAGTTCCTGAGGCTGCAGAggaatttgaggaggaagaggaggaggtggtagaggaagaggaagaggaggaagaggaagaggaggaggaagaggaggaggaggaggaggaggaggaatactTCAATGGGACAGCCACCTTAGACAATGAAGAGGCAACTGACTTTCTGAACACAAAGAACAACTTTCCAGAAAAGAGCGAAAGCACAGCAT ttctagattCCATATTTGGTGAGTTGCCTCCCAAATCCATAATCAAGGTAAAACTCCTGTTCGCAAAACCTGCATATCCCAATCGAAGAGCAAAGTCCAATAAAAAGTGCTTCAAATGTACGGAA caaaatgaagaaagatgctGA